In Hydra vulgaris chromosome 06, alternate assembly HydraT2T_AEP, a genomic segment contains:
- the LOC136081493 gene encoding zinc finger MYM-type protein 5-like encodes MTGRKYKSGCQKKKISRTEARRNKKCKTLTNFFSIQSQIDETSSAQIKDKNNDQNVSIFESSEIQTSPYIVELPSEDNFCDLGTWPDILNSDFINFCLTKDTTYFQNKGFHKRDYAASCRISKTQNRYFSEELFKKRLKNAQPVSRNWICYSKSTGNIYCLMCKLFSINVQAFSKGFSDWKHGEEYVILHENSTPHKNAVINWTTRKERKNTIDKQLMQKLEQESDKFYKILKLLLLLLSF; translated from the coding sequence ATGACGGGTCGTAAATATAAAAGTGGgtgtcaaaaaaagaaaattagcaGAACAGAAGCAAGAcgcaataaaaaatgtaaaacattaacCAACTTCTTTTCAATCCAATCCCAGATCGACGAAACATCTTCAGctcaaattaaagataaaaataatgatcaaaatgtttcaatattTGAATCATCAGAAATTCAAACATCCCCATACATCGTTGAACTGCCCTCCGAAGataatttttgtgatttggGCACATGGCCGGATATATTAAATAGcgatttcattaatttttgtttaaccaaAGATAcgacatattttcaaaataagggTTTCCATAAACGTGATTATGCAGCTTCGTGCAGAATTTCAAAAACACAAAATCGATATTTTTCCgaagaactatttaaaaaacggcTTAAAAATGCACAGCCAGTGTCAAGAAATTGGATATGTTATTCGAAAAGCACAGGAAACATATATTGTTTAATGTGcaaattattttctataaacGTACAAGCATTTTCCAAAGGGTTTTCTGATTGGAAACATGGAGAGGAATATGTCATACTCCACGAAAATTCTACGCCGCACAAGAACGCCGTTATAAATTGGACAACGCGAAAAGAAAGGAAAAATACAATCGATAAACAATTAATGCAAAAATTAGAGCAGGAATcagataaattttataaaattttaaagctgttgttgctgttgttaaGTTTTTGA